The sequence AGATTTTGTAAGAGTACagttttaataattattaattgtAATGCAAATGCATTTATATAACTTATTACACTTTCACCCGCTATATTAATATTCctaataaattatatttgtcATATCATTGTGtccttgcttttttatttgtgttaatACTCAAGAGTGAAGTCTAGCTTCCAAATactaaaaaatgtgttttggcATGAAATCTTGGATTTTTATCCCTAGCTAAAGAAAGGATCAGCCAGCTGGCTCTGAGACTTATAACCCCACACAAGTTCTGGCAAAAATCCTATGGGTAATTAGGACAGTTGGTCTAGTGTCAATCCATGAAATTATCAGTCATTATCTAGTGTCAGTCATCATTATCTAGTGTCAGTCTACAAAATCATTAGTGCCAGTCCACAAATGCCACTTCCATATTTGTATTTAAGAACTGAATTTAAGACtggaaaaatgtattataaAGAAGGTTGCTGAAACCTTTGCCCTGCTATCACAGGTAGCCACATTATGTAAGGGGTGGATAAACCTCCTCATTCAGGGAGGCTCTGTTAAGTACTTAATGCTCCAGTAGTTAGTAAATCCCTCCTGGTTTCAGTGGAATAAAGGATAAAGAAGATTGCGTTAAAAATGAGAATTCTtagccaaaaatatttctgatacaagAAGTTCATGAAAAAGACAGCTTTATATccacagtttttattttcaaatgtcttcAGTTAGAATGGTTTCTGAAGGGTTATccactttctctctcttcccccccccccacctttttttttttttttttttttgtagctcaGCTACCATTAGAAGCCATATGTCCCGTAACAAGATGTATTGTCTCATTCTTCATCTGCATTATGCAACATACATACTTCAGAGGAAGGTTTCAGGTTAATGTAATAGAATTCACAGGATTTTGAGAAAAGAACATATAACCttataactttttttcattGGCTGTCTGTATTGGAAGCCTATTAAATTGCAtcctttgtaaataaataacagatgATAATTTTTACCTTCATCAAATTCAAGAGTAAAAATTGATCTAAATTCAAAGATAAGAAACTATAATTGAAAATGGAGGtgaatatatattatattccttataaaacctaacaaataaataaataaataaatttcagtaaATCAAAGACTTAAATTAATAAGTTAATTTATGTGAACCTTGTTCTCACAAAATTCTTTAATTCGAAACTTCAGTAACAAtgctattttacatttttcttgtgcAAGCCTGGACAATCCatctaaaagctgttttaaatgtttatgtcTAAACTGATTATGgttttttgggtttgttttgttttgttttaatagagaTCACCTACAGACCTAGCAACAGAAGATTTAGAGGGAAAGATAATACTTCTTTCTGGACAAGgtctaaattaaaaaataaaaatttggggCATATATTTCCTTCAAATGTGAAGGTTGTGAAGTAATTCCAGAATAGCTCCTCAGAGTTAGAGCAGGACCACTAATTCCTCTCTAGAACTAAAAACTGGGGGTACTCATTGgagcagaaaaaatgttaaatgggGTAAGGAGGTGGTTATGTttcaaaggaaagagagaaagacagagaaaggatAATTCACAGCCCATAAAGATGGAGAGTTTAAAGAGAGGAGAAAGTTATAACAACATATTTTTAGTCCACGCCTTTTGGCATCCTGTAAAgttctgatttttcagttccCGGGCACATTTTCGGGAACTTGTTTTGTAAATTTTCTTTGAGCAGGAAGACCAAGAGCTCAAAATGAAGCGatttttctgagagaaaattTCCCTCAAGCTTGCATgagtgcattttttcttttcttgcatgAGTGTAACAATTGCTCCATTTCAGCCACAAAGGACAGCTGGTGCCAGCTCCCTGCACAAGCACCGCTTCCAGTAAGTCTGACTCTGGTTGTCATTACCTGGTAAGTCCATGCAATCACCTGCCCTTTTGATAAGTTCATGGTCCTATTTGCTAAGAACTTTACTAAGGTAGAGTGCTGCAACACTCCCTAGTGTTTGTTATGGTTTTTGTGTGTAGACCCCATTGCTATTAATTGAGGCAGATTCACCCAGGGAGGCATTAAATTGCCTAAACATGTGTTCAATGCATTGGTATCCAAGATGACCATGCAGGTATGAAATAGGACTTCTGGAAGATCAGCACTCCCTAAAGCCCCACAGAGCCTATGCTGTCTCTCGACACCAACATTTGGATGGATGAATCCTGCCCTCACAGAGTGCAGTCTTTGTCAAGGGTTTGTTACAgatcaaataaattatttaaaacatttgacaTTGTCCCATGTTTTTCTGTCAAGCTGAGTAGAGTCAACTTTGTTGAATCCATGGTCAGactgataggacaaggggtaatgactttaaactaaacGAAGGTATGTtaatataaggaagaaatgcttCACAATGGgtgtggtgagacactggaataagttgccaagagaagttgtggataccTCActcttggaagtgttcaaggccaggttggatggggctttgggcaacctggtgtacTGGGTGGgatccctgcccatggcagggggggttggaattatATGATCattatggtcccttccaacccaaaccattctatgatgtTACTAATTGAGCCTGCAAAGTAGTGGCTCATCTCAGCTACCTGAACAGGTATCTAGTGCCAATAAGGTGTCTGAATGTTTCCACCTGGCCTCTCAATGCCAGTCTAGGAGCCATGTGTCCCCTCTAGGTCCTGGGTCACAGCCACCAGGCCTGTGTCTATGTCTCAGGTTCACTAGACTGTCTCAAGAGAACAACACACCACTGTTTAGGCAACTAAATTGAAAACTAAATGTTTTCATATGATCTCAGGCTTAGGCTCCCATGATGGTCAATGGTGTTGGTCAAGACATTTGGTGAGCTCCTGAAAGCTGTATCATCCTCTGTTTACATCTTACATGTGGTCAGAAGAAATGCTCTGTAGATATCATCTGACCATATTTATTAGATTTCTGTTGATATCATGCAAGCCTAGACAGTTAACTCACATATAGACACCCACAGTGTGAACTCTTAAGAGATCTAAATCCCTGATTGTATCATATTAAGATGACCATGATGCAGTGGCATTGAGGATTGCTATAGCTCTTTGTGTAGTGTCACTTGGTGCTAGTGATGTGGTGAGGACAGCCAGTGACCTTTCTAAGTTAAAACTTGGGTTACATAGCTGCAGTCTGGATGAAACCTATTctaggaaaacaaaggaagtcACAAGGCATAACATCCTCTAACTCTAACCAAAGCTAAAGATAAGAAGAAGGAAACCATAACCAACAGCTGTTTCACAGCTACTTCTTCTCTCAGTCCTCAAGGCATGCTATAGACATAATTGTGTAACATCTTTTGTGAGAAACTGCATTTAGACTTCTCTCCCATGAGTAGTGGGAACTGGCTGCTGTGTTGTGCAGGTGGTCAAGTAGCAAAAACCTTACACAGGCTTTGAGTAATGTAGGACTCCATCACCTGGCACATAGGTCTCTTCTGAGCAAATACTAATGTAGCTTGAGCTATTAGCTGAAGCTAGAAGCATAGTTTAAATTAGTTGTTTAAGGTGTTCTACATTCAGTAAAGATGGCAAAAGAGTACCTGAAAAGGGCAGGTCATCCTATCCTAAGACAGCTGACTCAGTCACTCTCTAGAGAGAcatatttctccattttctatAGACAAATACTTAACTAATAAATGTATAAAGCTAGGTGCAACGAATCTTATCCTAGCTGTTTTCACTCCCTCTATCCTTCCTCTGCTGTACAGCAGGTAGCTGTGGGAACTGATAGCCaaccacagcaggaaaaaagataataaattcTCCCAGTTCATATCAAATTTCCTTACAATACTGCCTTGattttttacaaaattaaattgaaaacaGCCAAAACACCTTTTCCAAAAGGATACTCTAATGCCATTGGTAATTATGCTTCGTGCAAAAGCTACtgaacagtttgttttttttgttttgagatcTGTGCCATATATACAGTCGGATGGTAATGCCTTCTAGCTTTAAAACCATTGAGGCAaccaaatatttcagttttaaaatggaaagcagagctcaaaaaaacaaaataaaacaaaacaaaacaaaaacccactgTATTTCTGGACAAGTGCACAAGGAATTTCTAGTTTCAGTTCTGTGACACTCCCCATGTCAGAAAATTTGTTGTCACAGTTTGTACCTCAGTAACAGAATTAAAAGGGATCCACGTGTCTTGGGTCTCTTACCTTATCAcaataaaatgataataatgacAAATTAAGGgaggtggggttttttgttaTTGTAGCTGAGAAATACTATTAACAAGAAAGTTTAACAAACAAGGGTAGATTGTGAAATTTGGGCTAGAAAATTCGTCATTAATGTCTCCAGCTGGAGAAAAGTTGGCTGCAAGTGACAGCAAAAAGCCAGCAATATGAAAACAAGGATTTCCCGAGAAAAAAGCCCCAGTCCAACACAAGGATATTTCCTACAACTCTTTCATAAATGTTGAGCACACACTGTCAGATCTCCTTGGAGGTCCCAAATACCTTCAGCTCCCATTCCTAACAGTGAAAGAGGAAGGTGCTTGGCCAGCACAGGATGAAACCCTATAATTTGTCACAGTTTGTGTGACTTTAAATTTCCTTTATTCTGAATTACTTAAGACAGGAAATAATCATATCCCCTGTGGTTATTGTGGTTAAACTGAAGAAGCCTTTCTTGATGAAAAggcagatagatagatagatagatagatagatagatagatagataattgatagatagaaagaaaaaataatagataattgataagaaagaaagaaagaaagaaagaaagaaagaaagaaagaaagaaagagaaagaaagaaagagaaagaaagaaagaaagaaagaaagaaagaaagaaagaaagaaagaaagaaagaaagaaagaaagaaagaaagaaagaaaaagaaaaagaaaaagaaaaagaaagaaaaaagaaagaaagaaagaaagaaagaaagaaagaaagaaagaaagaaagaaagaaagaaagaaagaaagaaagaaagaaaggaagagaaagagagaaagagaaagagagagagagagagagagaaagagagaaagagagaaagagagaaagagagaaagagagaaagagagaaagaaagagagaaagaaagaaagaaagaaagaaagaaagaaagaaagaaagaaagaaagaaagaaagaaagaaagaaagaaagaaagaaagaaagaaagaaagaaagaaagaaagatgtaaGATTATTCACATCCTTTAGGCTGTCTTATAGGGTAAAGTCTTTTTCGCTTATGGATATCCTGGATTTTACCActataatttaaagaaaacacacagccTTTCCAAAGAGTTTCAGGGAAGAGAAGGTGAGTGAATTGAgcctttcttccattttctaaaacaaacattCTCACTTAATggatgaattaaaatatttatttatttatttatttatttttgcctagaAATGGCAGTAATTTGTCCCAAAGTTTTAGTTCCTTGGATGGGATGCCTATCTGGTGCATGACCCCCATTCTCAGACCGAGAGTGGATAAGACTCCCTCTACATTTGGAGGTCCCATTTCACACAGGTGGACTGGGACATCCACTGTGCTCCATTGCATCTGACATGAAATTGCTCAGATTCTCTAAAATTCATtctaaaatatctaaaattgAGTGCCAGGTTTGAAATGGTAGCCAAGCAGCTCAGGAGTATTCAAATACTAACTGATTTCAGATGGCTGTGAAATCGGATGGGTTTAATTAAGTGTTATTGTGTCAGCCAGCACAGTGTTATAGGATGTCTGGAGGTAATCAGAGCACGGTAGACTCTGAGTCAGTCTACAGCTGGCTCTACAAAGCACTCTATAACCATACTAACCGGAATGTGAGAGGCGATGcacacagagcagaaagcagactgCTCTCGTACAAGGATGGAAAGGAGTGTAAGAATGAAGACaattttgcttcttcttttaATGTGTGCTGCTGTTTCTAACGCTCTTCCCATCCACCCAGAGAAAGACAACAAAGGAGAAGATGCAAAGCTTGTAGAGGTAACTCTATTGTCCATATCTGAGATCTACAGCCCTTTCCTTTTAGATGTAATCTGCATGTTCTAGCTATGCAGCAGTTTGCTGTCTTTCTGAGGCAATGCTATTTCACAGAATTCTGTTGCCCAAACTTTATTAAAGTAGGATAATTGGTAAAAACTGGAAATGTCAAGTAAATAAGAATCAGAGAAAAATGTGCCTGTTTCTGTTTAGCTGTGATCCTCAGGAAAACAACTCTTGTGCTCTGAAATCACAGGCAGATGATTCTACTAGCACAATACACAAACAATATCAGTCCTAAGTTATGTATTTCAGAGACAGACCAAAATGTGAAatgtgtttgctttattttttctttttcattaggactatttaaataaattctatACTGTTGAACCAGATCCAAATCAGCTTGGATGGAAAACAAATGCTGAATCGACAGCTGAAAAACTCCAGAAAATGCAACGATTTTTTGGTTTGAAAGTGACTGGAAAACCAGACACTGAGACAttagaaatgatgaaaaaaccCAGGTGTGGAGTTCCTGATGTGGGTCTTTATGGTGTCACTCTGcctgggtggaaaaaaaacaagctgacTTACAGGTAGTATTTCCATAATTGTGTTTCTGTGCTTATATTGTGGTTTTGTGGATATCCACGTttgttatatttaaatgtaaCTTCTATAGCAACTGTTTCCATCTGGGaacacaaaaatgcttttgtttctccagCTGTTAGCTAAGTATATTCCTGAGAGGAATCTCTGAGATTCAAGCTGGGTGTTTTACATTTTATGAGTCAACTATAGTATTTTGCCTGTCTTGTATCACTCCTAACTAATATTCTGTGAGCCAAACAGAAATATCAGTTGCACCCTGTGCAAACCCTCCTATCTTCAAAATTTGCTAAGACCAACAGCTTAGTCACAGAATCACGAGGAGACAATTTTCCTCATGCCCAAGAGACCACCCCCTGGATAAAGGCCACTTGGAGAAAAACTGATACTGtgtaaacaattatttttatgcaaaagACATGTCGGGCAGTTATTATGTTCCTTAAACTTACTCAGTCCAAGATGAGTTTGGGGAGCTATTGGATTACAGGGTAAATTGCTTCTTATACATCTCTGTTCATCATCTTAACAATATTAGAGAAATTCTTTTGTAACCGTAGAATCGTGAACTATACACCAGATATGAGCAAAGACGATGTAGATAAAGCAATCCAGAAGGCATTTAAAGTGTGGAGCACTGTCACCCCGCTGATTTTCACTCGCATTCATGAGGGAATAGCAGATATAATGATTGCTTTTGGGACCAAAGGTAATGGACTGACTGCAAATCAGTGGTAAGActaatttaaagatttttccagTTGTCATGACATAAACTCAATGTTATTTCAACATCATATTATTTAGCTCATGGACATTGCCCTCGTTATTTTGATGGCCCCCTTGGTGTCCTCGCTCATGCCTTTCCACCTGGCGATGGTTTTGGTGGTGATGCACACTTCGATGAGGATGAAGATTGGACCACAGGCTCAGATGGTATGTAATAAAAGGTTTCTGAAGTGTTATGCCAATAGGaaattcttttctgattttatttagcTGAAGGATACACTGAGACAAAGCATAGCACTAACAGTTCAAAGATATTGCAGACCATCCTCAAACAGGAATACTTAAAATGTGATGTGAAAACCAGCCTGATCTACTCTAGACCATATTTACCAAAAACAAACGTACCAACAGGGACAACCCTTTTCAGATATGAGTGCTACAGATGTGCTGCTCTTATCTGGGTGTCAGTGGGGCCCATCCCCACCAAAGCTCCACAACCCGTGATAAAAGCTggctctttttcccctcctggtGCACATGCTGGCACCAAGCCTGCACTAGCACAccctgcagaggcagcacatCGTGCCTTGCAGCAGCCCTTGGAGGAGGTTCCCTCCATCTGAAACTCATTTGAGCCACCAGTGATAATAAAGAGTCCTCACCGATAATACCAGATAGGTCCCACTATAGCTTTACTTTGCATTCAAGATAGAATGAGCCAATGTGAGGAAGTGTTTTGCAAGTAATTTCAGttgcctgccagcagctgggagttTGAACATGCCATTttggctgcccacaggctgagATGCAGGGTGGAGAGGTGACTACAAATGTGTGCCACCAGCCCAGTAAACAGAGGGACACCGAGTGTTCAGCCATCCACCTGGGACCCGCctgctcccctcagccccctggCTGGCCATACGGCATGTACTGCCTCTGACAGATCTATCACTACATGGCCATATTACCCTGTTGTATCCACTGTATGCCTTTTCTCATCCACTTTTGGGGATGGAAAACAGCAGAGGCGAACTGGActgcaggaaaaacaaggaGCTGACAAACAGGAAGGTGTTGTAAAAGGACTGCACAAGGAGGAGAGATGAGGGCTtattgtgggaaaaaaaaaaaaaaaaagagggttgaTGGCTGGACTCCCATATTGAAAAAATGTAATGCTTCTCCCCACACTGGGAATGAATGGGTCAGCCCCAGCTTTGCTGTTGTTCCTCAACAGCGTGGCTCCAGCAGTGATATATTGCAGAACTTGTTGGAGAGCTTGGGAGGCTCGTGAGAAGGGAGGACAGGAAACGTGTGTGGAAACTTcaggctttgtttgtttttttgagaaatggaaatgttgtcTTCAGTCAGCCTGTGTTGGGCAACTGATGACAAGTTCTCTGCTCTGCCACAGGCTTGTGATCTTCACTGTTGATATTGCTGGCTCTCGGACAGCAGAGCAGATGATTGTTCTTTCCTAATTCAGAAAGGCATTTTACTTGGAGGGATGCACGTAATTAACTGCACTTTGAAAGAAATcctatttttatctgtttactGTGTTAACATTTCACTGGAAATAAGCATGCATAagcataatattttttaaagattttttatttgacAAGGCTATAGAGAAGCCATATGCTTAAAATTCTTATTGATAAAAAGGTAAACCATCCAggtaaaattatatttttctttacctaTTCATGACCTCACCTTTCTTACCCAGGTTTGtgggaggtgtggggagctgaCAAACAATGACAACTTGGTACCTCAACTGTGCACAGAGTGCaccctcttctcctttccctggAGAGCTGTTAGTTTGACATGACTCACTATCTAATCGGCTCTAGTTCAGCTGGGAAACCCTGTCAGGACATTCCTCAGGGCTGCACCCACACTCACCCCCAGACAGCTACTCATGCCACACATGTACTTTCAGTAGGTAACAAAAAGAACAGCAGGAAAGAGGGCCAAGAGTCACGTCCTTCTAATGGTGGAAGAACACAACCTACCTATATAAAATGTAGGTACATGTATATGCATACCCTAGTGAATTACGGTATATTGTATGGAAACCATCACAGCATTAGCCCTGGTGTGCTCAGAATGTATTACCCATTTGCAGACCAAAAGTAGACTGATCTCTATATCCATTTCCTAAGGATTCAATTTGTTCCTTGTTGCTGCTCATGAGTTTGGCCACGCACTGGGTCTCTCTCATTCTAACGACCAGAGAGCCTTGATGTTCCCCAATTACGCCTACGTCAGCCCCAGCGaatttcctctctctccagATGACATAAGTGGCATTCAGTCCATTTACGGTGAGTAAAATCtactgcttaaaaaataataaaaataaataaaataaaaaaaatccattcataCATGAAAAACTTAATGTTTCTACAAATGTGGTGGATTCTAAAATGTCTCCCTTAGGTTCTCCAACAAAAATCCCAGATAAAAGCCCACCCATTCCTACATCACCTAAAACCTGTGGCTCCCAGATATCTTTTGATGCTATAACTACACTCCGACGAGAAATCATGTTTCTAAAGGGCAGGTAAATATTGATATGACGATTGACTCTGTGAAGTTTGTGTTTTAGACTGAATACTCTGGTGGTTAGCATGACCATGATTATGGGATTTATAATGAGACAGATGGATAGATTTCAGAATCAATtgttcacagaaacaaaactgtcAGCAGATAGGagttatattaatatttttacaggATCCCCTGACAAAATAGGCTGattcttattttcagaaaaaaacttgGCCCCAGTACAGTTTTATTCCCAAAAGTATAGATGGTTACAACAAGCAGTGAAATGAATAATTGCTGCAACCAATTCCAAATAAATTAGTATGCTCTACAATACAGTTGAACCATTATCTCTTCCAGTTACCTATGCAAGCCCTAAGTCTTGTATTTGGGTATACAAAGAATAGCCAGTCAGGCTCCCCTGGGACCCTATACCTCTCATATTACACAGTACAACAGCAATCTGAATTCGGTACTTGCTTGTAGGTGATATTATTAATCAATCAATACCATGATAATTACCAATGAGGGTA comes from Anser cygnoides isolate HZ-2024a breed goose chromosome 1, Taihu_goose_T2T_genome, whole genome shotgun sequence and encodes:
- the LOC106034203 gene encoding matrix metalloproteinase-27-like isoform X1; this encodes MHTEQKADCSRTRMERSVRMKTILLLLLMCAAVSNALPIHPEKDNKGEDAKLVEDYLNKFYTVEPDPNQLGWKTNAESTAEKLQKMQRFFGLKVTGKPDTETLEMMKKPRCGVPDVGLYGVTLPGWKKNKLTYRIVNYTPDMSKDDVDKAIQKAFKVWSTVTPLIFTRIHEGIADIMIAFGTKAHGHCPRYFDGPLGVLAHAFPPGDGFGGDAHFDEDEDWTTGSDGFNLFLVAAHEFGHALGLSHSNDQRALMFPNYAYVSPSEFPLSPDDISGIQSIYGSPTKIPDKSPPIPTSPKTCGSQISFDAITTLRREIMFLKGRHLWRVYPDNSEVELELISAFWPTLPSGIQAAYENMKDQILFFKGNKFWVISGYQVLLGYPKNINTLGFPKGVKKIDAAVCNKNTGKTDFFIGDKYWRYDEHSQSMEKGYPRRTVNDFPGISQKVDAVFQHKGFFYFFHGSRQWEFDPTAKKVIREMKSNSWFNC
- the LOC106034203 gene encoding matrix metalloproteinase-27-like isoform X2, with translation MQRFFGLKVTGKPDTETLEMMKKPRCGVPDVGLYGVTLPGWKKNKLTYRIVNYTPDMSKDDVDKAIQKAFKVWSTVTPLIFTRIHEGIADIMIAFGTKAHGHCPRYFDGPLGVLAHAFPPGDGFGGDAHFDEDEDWTTGSDGFNLFLVAAHEFGHALGLSHSNDQRALMFPNYAYVSPSEFPLSPDDISGIQSIYGSPTKIPDKSPPIPTSPKTCGSQISFDAITTLRREIMFLKGRHLWRVYPDNSEVELELISAFWPTLPSGIQAAYENMKDQILFFKGNKFWVISGYQVLLGYPKNINTLGFPKGVKKIDAAVCNKNTGKTDFFIGDKYWRYDEHSQSMEKGYPRRTVNDFPGISQKVDAVFQHKGFFYFFHGSRQWEFDPTAKKVIREMKSNSWFNC